The region CATCCCCCATGAACACCAGCCGCCCGCCGGCCTGCATGTACTTGCGGGCGACGCTGTCGGCGTAGAGCTTCGCGTCGAACCAGCCCTTCGCGAAGGCGTCCCAGCCACCGGGCTGCAGGATCGGCCCGGGGATCAGCCCCGTGGGCAGCAGCGCCACGGTGCCGTATGCCCCGGCCTTGGCCTTCGCGGCCATCCAGTCGGCCAGCTCCTCGGCCTGGAGCGGCTTGAAGCCCCGCAGGACGAAGAACTCGCGGGTCTGCACCGGCTCACCGGCCCAGCCGACGACGTCATAGCGGTCGTCGGCGAAGATGACGGCCTCGGTCGTCTGAGCGGGTGGGGCCTGGGCCGCCAGGACGGCGGCAGTGCAGGCGATGACACACAGGGCTATCGTCAGCAGGCGCATGGTGGATTCCTCTTGTCGAACGGCAACGGCACGGATCTGCCTCACCCCCGGCCCCTCTCCCTCACTTCGCTCCGCTCGTTCGGGAGAGGGGGGAACGGCAACGGCGACTGCCCCCCCACCCCTCGCCTCCCGCCTCCCGCCTCCCGAATCCCGAATCCCGAATCCCCAATCCCGCCCCCTCATTCGTCCCAGCGCAGCAGCACCGCTCCCGCCTCGTGCGAGCGGAAGTTGAGCATGTCGTAGATGTCCGGGGCCATTGTGTAGGGCACGTTGTGGGTCACGATCTCCCCCACCGGCAGCTTGCCGGCCGCCAGGAGGCGTGCCCCTACGTCGAACAGGCCCGGGTCGTAGTCGTAGCCCGCGCCGCCGCCGAGCAGGTCCTTGTGCAGGAATTCGTGGCGCAGGATGGTGAGCGGGGCCGAATGGATGCCGATGAGCACGACGCGGCCGCCCGTGCGGCAGAGGCGCTGGCTCAGCTCGAAGGCCTCCACATGCGGTCCGGCGGCACAGTGGAGCACACAATCAGCCATGTGGCCGCCTGTCAGCTCCCTGATGGCCTCCACCGGGTCCCCTTCGCCGACGCGTACGCCCGCGTCAGCTCCGATCCGGGCCGCCAGGTCCAGCCGGGAGGGGTCCAGGTCGAGGGCGAGGATCTGCCCCGGCCCCCGCAGATGCGCCCACATGGTCATCAGGAGCCCCACCAGACCCAGCCCGACCACCGCGACGCGCTCGCCGACGCCGATGTTGGCCTTCATGGTCCAGTTGTAGCAACTGCGGCCCCAACAGATGAAGGGGGCATCGTCCCAGCTCATATGAGGAGGGATGCGGAGGGGGGAGCGGGTGTGGTCGCCCGCGGCCGGGGAGACGACATACTGCTGGTGGTGGCGCATGGTCACGACCCGGTCGCCCACCTCCCAGCCGGCCGCGTCGGCCCCGACGGCCTCGATGACGCCGGCCATGGCATACCCCAGGTCGTGGTTGGGCCACTTGCTGTCCTCATCGCCGGGGAGCCGCCGGACGCGGTTCAGCTCCGAGCCCGGGCTGATCAGGGACCGGACGCCCCGGATGAGCACATCTCCGGGGCCCATCTCGGGCATGGGTACGTCGGCGACGACAACCTTGTCCGGCGCTTCGGCGATGAGCTTGTACATGCGGTG is a window of bacterium DNA encoding:
- a CDS encoding zinc-binding dehydrogenase, with the protein product MYKLIAEAPDKVVVADVPMPEMGPGDVLIRGVRSLISPGSELNRVRRLPGDEDSKWPNHDLGYAMAGVIEAVGADAAGWEVGDRVVTMRHHQQYVVSPAAGDHTRSPLRIPPHMSWDDAPFICWGRSCYNWTMKANIGVGERVAVVGLGLVGLLMTMWAHLRGPGQILALDLDPSRLDLAARIGADAGVRVGEGDPVEAIRELTGGHMADCVLHCAAGPHVEAFELSQRLCRTGGRVVLIGIHSAPLTILRHEFLHKDLLGGGAGYDYDPGLFDVGARLLAAGKLPVGEIVTHNVPYTMAPDIYDMLNFRSHEAGAVLLRWDE